From Micromonospora echinospora, one genomic window encodes:
- a CDS encoding cell division protein FtsQ/DivIB: MSPGPARGRTAGAEPGGRRGPVRRWQLVRAGTDAVPPSTRRFMQRARQRRLRAALPWAVAGGVLVLALMVTWVLLGTGLFGVREVRVVGTELVTPVQVRQAAAVPDGVPLARVDLAATAGRIGELPPVERATVTRDWPGALVVRVVERTPVAVVPQGERFVVVDRFGVAFRTEPVRPEGLPLARVARPGPDDPETRAALEVLAVLTPPLREALVDVTVEGLARITVRLSEGRTIVWGDATRGEDKARVATTLLGRDADTIDVSAPDVVTFR; this comes from the coding sequence ATGAGTCCCGGCCCGGCGCGGGGACGGACGGCCGGCGCGGAGCCCGGGGGACGGCGCGGCCCGGTCCGCCGGTGGCAGTTGGTCCGGGCCGGCACCGACGCGGTGCCACCGTCGACCCGCCGGTTCATGCAACGGGCCCGGCAGCGCCGGCTGCGTGCCGCACTGCCGTGGGCGGTGGCGGGCGGGGTGCTGGTGCTCGCCCTGATGGTCACCTGGGTGCTGCTCGGCACCGGCCTGTTCGGAGTGCGCGAGGTGCGGGTGGTCGGGACCGAACTGGTCACTCCGGTGCAGGTCCGGCAGGCGGCGGCGGTGCCGGACGGTGTCCCGCTGGCCCGGGTCGACCTGGCGGCCACGGCGGGCCGGATCGGTGAGCTGCCGCCGGTCGAGCGGGCCACGGTGACCCGGGACTGGCCGGGTGCGCTGGTGGTGCGGGTGGTGGAGCGGACGCCGGTGGCGGTGGTCCCGCAGGGCGAGCGGTTCGTCGTGGTGGACCGGTTCGGGGTGGCGTTCCGGACGGAACCGGTGCGCCCGGAGGGCCTGCCGCTGGCCCGGGTGGCCCGCCCCGGTCCGGACGACCCGGAGACCCGGGCGGCGCTGGAGGTGCTCGCCGTGCTCACCCCGCCGTTACGCGAGGCGCTGGTGGACGTCACGGTGGAGGGACTGGCCCGGATCACGGTCCGACTCTCCGAGGGGCGCACGATCGTCTGGGGCGACGCGACGCGGGGCGAGGACAAGGCCCGGGTGGCGACCACCCTGCTCGGTCGGGATGCCGACACCATCGACGTCAGTGCCCCCGACGTGGTGACTTTCCGCTGA
- the murG gene encoding undecaprenyldiphospho-muramoylpentapeptide beta-N-acetylglucosaminyltransferase — translation MGPLRSVVLCGGGTGGHIYPLLAFADCLRRHDPNVRITCLGTPKGLENELIPPHGYDLRTIPAYQLPRSVNMNLVRTPGRMWTAARAAGKVIDEVRADVVVGFGGYVSVPGYLAAWRRDLPIVIHEVNVPPGVANRLGMKFTQHVAVGFPHQPVQAEALREARVVGVPLRRGIAGLDRVAYRNAARARFGLRPDLPVLFVAGGSQGARSINLAVAGAAKELARYGVQVLHVIGARNEPVPIPTDLPVPYVTLPYLSEMELGYAAADLMLGRGGAMTCAEVAAIGLPTIYVPYPHSNQEQKRNALPVVEAGGGLLVDDAELTPDWLERTVIPLIRDPHRLAAMGAAAANYGRRDGDEALLRFVHEAVAR, via the coding sequence ATGGGTCCGCTGCGTTCGGTGGTGCTCTGCGGAGGGGGCACCGGGGGACACATCTACCCGCTGCTCGCCTTCGCCGACTGCCTCCGCCGGCACGACCCGAACGTCCGGATCACCTGCCTGGGCACGCCGAAGGGCCTGGAGAACGAGCTGATCCCGCCGCACGGCTACGACCTGCGCACGATCCCCGCCTACCAGCTGCCGCGCTCGGTCAACATGAACCTGGTCCGTACCCCGGGTCGGATGTGGACCGCGGCCCGCGCCGCCGGCAAGGTGATCGACGAGGTACGCGCCGACGTGGTCGTCGGCTTCGGCGGGTACGTCTCGGTGCCCGGCTACCTCGCCGCCTGGCGGCGGGACCTGCCGATCGTCATCCACGAGGTCAACGTGCCGCCGGGGGTGGCCAACCGGCTCGGCATGAAGTTCACCCAGCACGTGGCGGTGGGCTTCCCGCACCAACCGGTGCAGGCCGAGGCGCTGCGGGAGGCCCGGGTGGTCGGGGTGCCGCTGCGGCGCGGCATCGCCGGGCTGGACCGGGTCGCGTACCGCAACGCCGCCCGGGCCCGCTTCGGGCTCCGTCCCGACCTGCCGGTGCTCTTCGTCGCCGGCGGCTCGCAGGGCGCCCGCTCGATCAACCTGGCCGTGGCCGGGGCAGCGAAGGAGCTGGCCCGCTACGGCGTGCAGGTGCTGCACGTGATCGGCGCCCGCAACGAGCCGGTGCCGATCCCCACCGACCTGCCGGTGCCGTACGTCACCCTGCCCTACCTGTCCGAGATGGAGCTGGGCTACGCCGCCGCCGACCTGATGCTCGGCCGGGGCGGGGCGATGACCTGCGCCGAGGTGGCCGCGATCGGACTGCCCACCATCTACGTGCCGTACCCGCACAGCAACCAGGAGCAGAAGCGCAACGCGCTGCCCGTGGTCGAGGCCGGCGGCGGGCTGCTGGTGGACGACGCCGAGCTCACCCCGGACTGGCTGGAGCGGACGGTGATCCCGCTGATCCGCGACCCGCACCGACTCGCCGCGATGGGCGCCGCCGCCGCCAACTACGGCCGGCGCGACGGCGACGAGGCACTGCTCCGATTCGTCCACGAGGCGGTGGCCCGGTGA
- a CDS encoding cell division protein SepF, whose protein sequence is MGALRKAGVWLGLVEEDDERGYDDGGYEKGGYRESRYRQSRYAEEFADDDDDDTDDPPAPRPRAGERTRLTERASARADSDRADADRLERTDRTERAERASVRSITRPGTGEASGVAYHTRDNLALAPQAQPRERSVVAEEEQRYQITTLHPTTYREARTIGEHFRDGVPVIINLTEMDEADARRLVDFAAGLAFGLRGTIERVTNRVFLLSPANVQVTAEDKAKIAEGGFFSLG, encoded by the coding sequence ATGGGTGCACTGCGCAAGGCGGGGGTCTGGCTCGGTCTCGTCGAGGAGGACGACGAGCGGGGCTACGACGACGGTGGCTACGAGAAGGGCGGCTACCGCGAGTCGCGGTACCGGCAGAGCCGGTACGCCGAGGAGTTCGCCGACGATGATGACGACGACACCGACGACCCGCCGGCCCCCCGGCCGCGTGCGGGCGAGCGGACCCGGCTGACCGAGCGGGCGTCCGCGCGTGCGGACAGTGACCGGGCCGACGCCGACCGGCTGGAGCGTACCGATCGGACGGAGCGCGCGGAGCGGGCCAGCGTCCGCTCGATCACCCGGCCCGGGACCGGGGAGGCCTCCGGCGTGGCGTACCACACCCGGGACAACCTGGCCCTGGCGCCGCAGGCCCAGCCCCGGGAGCGGTCGGTGGTCGCCGAGGAGGAGCAGCGTTACCAGATCACCACGCTGCACCCGACGACCTACCGCGAGGCCCGGACCATCGGCGAGCACTTCCGCGACGGCGTCCCGGTGATCATCAACCTCACCGAGATGGACGAGGCGGATGCCCGCCGTCTGGTGGACTTCGCCGCCGGATTGGCGTTCGGGCTGCGGGGTACGATCGAGCGCGTGACCAACCGGGTGTTCCTGCTCTCGCCGGCCAATGTCCAGGTCACCGCGGAGGACAAGGCCAAGATCGCTGAGGGTGGCTTTTTCAGCCTGGGTTAA
- the murC gene encoding UDP-N-acetylmuramate--L-alanine ligase, with product MNTAQFSPAGTLTAEDLGTIHLIGVGGVGMSGLARLFLTRGIRTTGSELREWPSLAGLRALGGTIHMTHEPANLDGVDTVVYSSAIPADHLEMVEARRRGLRVLHRSEALAAAMTGRRAVAVAGTHGKTTTTSMVTMVLQQAGEDPSFVIGGEISEVGSGAHHGTGQYFVVEADESDRSFLIYRPFVSVITNIEPDHLNTYGDFATLKAAFAEFARLTDPEGFIVTCADDPATRDLAAMLRAEGRRVYTYGESPDADLRMTDMSSSARGVRYLAEVDGRALGEIRLPVPGRHMGLNSAAAVLTAYLLDLPLAAATDALAAFPGVRRRFERKGVADGVLVYDEYAYHPTSITLALRTLREVAGEGRLLVVFQPYRLYRTRDLQAEIAEGLAVADEVVLLEVFGPGELRQPGEGSAALVEAIDLPAERKVFVDSWEAAPVEVARRARPGDVVVTMGAPPISLMGDQLLDALLARTGHPGAAGPVAAEAPVGTTTAPVTDVARDAPAAGTDGASPTAG from the coding sequence ATGAACACCGCGCAGTTCTCCCCGGCCGGCACACTGACCGCCGAGGACCTGGGCACCATCCACCTGATCGGGGTGGGCGGGGTCGGCATGAGCGGCCTGGCCCGGCTCTTCCTCACCCGGGGCATCCGCACCACCGGCAGCGAACTGCGGGAGTGGCCCTCGCTGGCCGGCCTGCGCGCGCTGGGCGGCACCATCCACATGACCCACGAGCCGGCCAACCTCGACGGTGTGGACACCGTGGTCTACTCGTCGGCCATCCCGGCGGACCACCTGGAGATGGTGGAGGCCCGCCGGCGCGGCCTGCGGGTGCTGCACCGCTCCGAGGCCCTCGCGGCGGCGATGACCGGCCGGCGGGCGGTGGCCGTCGCCGGCACCCACGGCAAGACCACCACCACCTCGATGGTGACCATGGTGCTCCAGCAGGCCGGGGAGGACCCGTCGTTCGTCATCGGCGGGGAGATCTCCGAGGTGGGCTCGGGCGCGCACCACGGCACCGGGCAGTACTTCGTGGTGGAGGCCGACGAGAGCGACCGGTCGTTCCTGATCTACCGGCCGTTCGTCTCGGTGATCACCAACATCGAGCCCGACCACCTCAACACCTACGGCGACTTCGCCACCCTGAAGGCGGCCTTCGCCGAGTTCGCCCGGCTCACCGACCCGGAGGGCTTCATCGTCACCTGCGCCGACGACCCGGCCACCCGGGACCTGGCCGCGATGCTGCGGGCCGAGGGCCGCCGGGTGTACACCTACGGCGAGTCGCCCGACGCCGACCTGCGGATGACCGACATGTCGTCGTCGGCCCGGGGCGTCCGCTACCTGGCCGAGGTGGACGGACGCGCGCTCGGCGAGATCCGCCTGCCGGTGCCCGGCCGCCACATGGGACTCAACAGCGCTGCCGCGGTGCTCACCGCGTACCTGCTGGACCTGCCGCTGGCCGCCGCCACGGACGCGCTCGCGGCCTTCCCCGGTGTGCGGCGGCGGTTCGAGCGCAAGGGCGTCGCCGACGGCGTCCTGGTCTACGACGAGTACGCCTACCACCCGACCTCGATCACCCTGGCACTGCGGACGCTGCGTGAGGTGGCCGGGGAGGGCCGGCTGCTCGTGGTGTTCCAGCCGTACCGGCTCTACCGCACCCGCGACCTCCAGGCGGAGATCGCCGAGGGGCTGGCCGTCGCCGACGAGGTGGTGCTGCTGGAGGTCTTCGGCCCGGGTGAGCTGCGCCAGCCGGGGGAGGGGTCGGCCGCCCTGGTCGAGGCGATCGACCTGCCCGCCGAGCGGAAGGTCTTCGTCGACTCCTGGGAGGCGGCGCCGGTGGAGGTGGCCCGGCGGGCCCGACCCGGTGACGTGGTGGTCACCATGGGCGCGCCGCCGATCTCCCTGATGGGCGACCAGCTCCTCGACGCGCTGCTGGCCCGGACCGGCCACCCCGGCGCGGCCGGCCCGGTGGCCGCCGAGGCCCCGGTCGGCACCACCACCGCCCCGGTGACCGACGTCGCCCGGGACGCCCCGGCCGCCGGTACGGACGGCGCGTCGCCCACGGCCGGATGA
- a CDS encoding TraR/DksA family transcriptional regulator, with amino-acid sequence MAKPDTRTAGRKSTAKSPRSAAETEKIRAALAARRDELRAEYDQTLSEITELQRDRLTDSAGDDPADTGSRTFEREQEISLANSILERITQVERALERLDEGGYGWCERCGNPIPVERLAAFPSATLCVTCKQLEERR; translated from the coding sequence ATGGCGAAGCCAGACACCAGGACCGCCGGCCGGAAGTCGACGGCGAAGTCCCCCCGCAGCGCGGCCGAGACCGAGAAGATCCGGGCTGCCCTGGCGGCACGGCGTGACGAGTTGCGCGCCGAGTACGATCAGACCCTGAGCGAGATCACCGAGCTCCAGCGCGACCGGCTGACCGACTCGGCCGGTGACGACCCGGCCGACACCGGCTCCCGGACCTTCGAGCGGGAGCAGGAGATCTCTCTCGCCAACAGCATCCTGGAGCGGATCACGCAGGTCGAGCGGGCACTGGAGCGGCTCGACGAGGGCGGTTACGGCTGGTGCGAGCGGTGCGGCAACCCGATTCCGGTGGAACGGCTCGCCGCCTTCCCGTCGGCCACCCTCTGCGTGACCTGCAAGCAGCTGGAGGAGCGCCGCTGA
- the ftsZ gene encoding cell division protein FtsZ: MTPPHNYLAVIKVVGIGGGGVNAVNRMIEVGLKGVEFIAINTDAQALLMSDADVKLDVGRELTRGLGAGANPDVGKNAAEDHRDEIEEVLKGADMVFVTCGEGGGTGTGGAPVVANIARKLGALTIGVVTRPFSFEGKRRQVQAEAGIEELRNQCDTLIVIPNDRLLALGDRGISMMDAFRQADQVLLSGVQGITDLITTPGLINLDFADVKSVMSGAGSALMGIGSARGENRAVEAAEAAISSPLLEQSMDGARGVLLSIAGGSDLGLFEINDAAQLVTDAAHPDANIIFGAVIDDALGDEVRVTVIAAGFDGGAPAYKAVDSGRKTNQNQPTTPPAPTPQQATMPPPSQSPRRVLFDDVDVPDFLKNGS, translated from the coding sequence ATGACACCTCCGCACAACTACCTGGCGGTCATCAAGGTCGTCGGCATCGGGGGCGGCGGGGTCAACGCCGTCAACCGGATGATCGAGGTTGGGCTCAAGGGCGTCGAGTTCATCGCGATCAACACCGATGCGCAGGCGCTGCTGATGAGTGACGCCGACGTCAAGCTCGACGTCGGCCGGGAACTGACCCGGGGGCTCGGCGCGGGCGCCAACCCCGACGTGGGCAAGAACGCCGCCGAGGACCACCGCGACGAGATCGAGGAGGTGCTCAAGGGCGCCGACATGGTCTTCGTGACCTGCGGCGAGGGCGGCGGCACCGGCACCGGCGGGGCGCCCGTGGTGGCGAACATCGCCCGCAAGCTGGGGGCGCTGACCATCGGTGTGGTCACCCGGCCGTTCTCCTTCGAGGGCAAGCGGCGGCAGGTGCAGGCCGAGGCCGGCATAGAGGAACTCCGCAACCAGTGCGACACGCTGATCGTCATCCCGAACGACCGGCTGCTGGCCCTCGGTGACCGGGGCATCAGCATGATGGACGCCTTCCGCCAGGCGGACCAGGTGCTCCTCTCCGGTGTCCAGGGCATCACCGACCTGATCACCACGCCCGGTCTGATCAACCTGGACTTCGCCGACGTCAAGAGCGTGATGAGCGGCGCGGGCAGCGCGCTGATGGGCATCGGCAGCGCCCGGGGCGAGAACCGCGCCGTCGAGGCGGCCGAGGCGGCCATCTCCAGCCCGCTGCTGGAGCAGAGCATGGACGGCGCACGCGGCGTGCTGCTCTCCATCGCCGGCGGCTCCGACCTGGGCCTGTTCGAGATCAACGACGCGGCCCAGTTGGTCACCGACGCGGCCCACCCGGACGCGAACATCATCTTCGGCGCGGTCATCGACGACGCGCTCGGCGACGAGGTGCGGGTGACCGTGATCGCCGCCGGCTTCGACGGCGGCGCGCCGGCGTACAAGGCGGTCGACTCGGGACGCAAGACCAACCAGAACCAGCCGACCACCCCGCCCGCGCCGACCCCGCAGCAGGCCACGATGCCCCCGCCCAGCCAGTCGCCCCGTCGGGTGCTCTTCGACGACGTCGACGTGCCCGACTTCCTCAAGAACGGGTCCTGA
- a CDS encoding DUF167 domain-containing protein gives MGGEETLTVAVRVKPGASRARVGGRYDGPHGPALVVAVNAPAVDGRATEAARRALAQALGVRPAAVSLRAGAASRDKLFLVAHPEPAVSALLSRLRDGPDG, from the coding sequence GTGGGCGGGGAGGAGACGCTGACCGTCGCGGTCCGGGTCAAGCCCGGGGCGTCCCGCGCGCGGGTGGGCGGGCGCTACGACGGCCCACACGGGCCGGCCCTGGTCGTCGCGGTGAACGCTCCTGCGGTGGACGGCCGGGCGACCGAGGCGGCCCGGCGGGCACTGGCGCAGGCGCTCGGCGTACGACCGGCGGCGGTGTCCCTGCGTGCCGGCGCGGCGAGCCGCGACAAACTCTTCCTGGTGGCGCACCCCGAACCGGCCGTGTCGGCGTTGCTGTCCCGGCTACGCGACGGACCGGACGGGTGA
- the lspA gene encoding signal peptidase II: MTAAGPDGPGTAEPGGGGPGRRAIVVLAGTAGLAFAADLSTKHLALATLDDRDPVRLLGGTVYLTLTRNSGAAFSLGADHTWVFSLITIAVVGWIGWMALRLRSVPWGLSLGLVLGGAFGNLADRIFRAPGHFVGHVVDMVSLFDPYGRVWPVFNLADSALVCGVALAVFLELTGRQRDGTRLGAGGPAPAGSPEETTDAPQRGETPPTEGRRESTDVELGERA, encoded by the coding sequence ATGACGGCAGCAGGGCCGGACGGGCCCGGAACCGCCGAGCCGGGCGGTGGCGGGCCCGGACGCCGGGCGATCGTGGTGCTCGCCGGCACCGCCGGGCTCGCCTTCGCGGCCGACCTGTCCACCAAGCACCTCGCGCTGGCCACGCTGGACGACCGTGACCCGGTCCGCCTGCTCGGCGGGACGGTCTACCTCACCCTGACCCGCAACAGCGGCGCCGCGTTCAGCCTCGGTGCCGACCACACCTGGGTCTTCTCGCTGATCACCATCGCGGTGGTCGGCTGGATCGGCTGGATGGCGCTGCGCCTGCGGTCGGTGCCCTGGGGGCTCTCGCTCGGGCTGGTGCTCGGTGGTGCGTTCGGCAACCTGGCCGACCGGATCTTCCGGGCACCGGGGCACTTCGTCGGGCACGTGGTCGACATGGTGAGCCTCTTCGACCCGTACGGCCGGGTGTGGCCGGTGTTCAACCTCGCCGACAGCGCGCTGGTCTGCGGGGTGGCGCTGGCCGTCTTCCTCGAACTCACCGGCCGGCAACGCGACGGCACCCGCCTCGGCGCGGGCGGCCCCGCACCGGCCGGGAGTCCGGAGGAGACAACCGACGCTCCGCAGCGGGGGGAGACGCCCCCCACGGAGGGCCGCCGGGAGAGCACCGACGTCGAGCTGGGGGAGCGGGCATGA
- a CDS encoding potassium/proton antiporter, producing the protein MTHDLDVALLLGAAVLLVAIGAVRFSTRLGVPSLLVYLALGVLIGRSGLGIRFDDAELTRMLGFCALIVIIAEGGLTARWSTLRPVLGLATALSTVGVLVSILVVGIALHLLLDLDWRLALLYGAVLSSTDAAAVFATLRRLRLPPRLVATLEAESGMNDAPVVLLVVLLSRGFPLAHPWWYEVLLVGYELAAGAAVGFAAGHLGRLALRRAALPSAGLYPIAVVGFTVLAYAVGASVHASGFLAVYVAGVLLGNARLPHRQAILGFADGLAWLAQIGLFVLLGLLVTPARLDEAILPAMVAGLALLFLARPLSVAAAAAPFRFGIREQAFLSWAGLRGAVPIVLATIPLSAGVPGADRLFDSVFVLVVIFTLVQAGTLAPVARRLRVTAPAEPAEIRVETAPLERMRADLLQLEVPAGSRLAGVHVDELRLPLGASVTLVLRDGTGFVPGPDTRLKVGDSLLIVATDGVRDEAERRLRAVSRRGRLARWFGETGTDSGD; encoded by the coding sequence GTGACGCACGACCTGGACGTCGCGCTGCTGCTCGGCGCGGCGGTCCTGCTGGTGGCCATCGGGGCGGTCCGGTTCTCCACCCGGCTGGGTGTGCCGAGCCTCCTGGTCTACCTGGCGCTCGGCGTGCTGATCGGCCGGTCCGGCCTGGGCATCCGCTTCGACGACGCCGAGCTGACCCGGATGCTGGGCTTCTGCGCGCTCATCGTGATCATCGCGGAGGGTGGGCTCACCGCCCGGTGGAGCACCCTGCGTCCGGTGCTCGGGCTGGCCACCGCGCTCTCCACGGTGGGGGTGCTGGTGAGCATCCTGGTGGTGGGGATCGCCCTCCACCTGCTGCTCGACCTGGACTGGCGGCTCGCGCTCCTCTACGGCGCGGTGCTCTCCTCGACCGACGCGGCGGCGGTCTTCGCCACCCTGCGCCGGCTGCGCCTGCCGCCCCGCCTGGTGGCCACCCTGGAGGCCGAGTCGGGGATGAACGACGCCCCGGTGGTGCTGCTGGTGGTGCTGCTGTCCCGGGGCTTCCCGCTGGCCCACCCGTGGTGGTACGAGGTGCTCCTGGTCGGCTACGAGCTGGCCGCCGGCGCGGCGGTGGGCTTCGCGGCCGGACACCTCGGCCGGCTGGCGTTGCGCCGGGCCGCGCTGCCCTCGGCGGGGCTCTACCCGATCGCGGTGGTCGGGTTCACCGTGCTGGCGTACGCGGTCGGGGCGTCGGTGCACGCCTCGGGTTTCCTCGCCGTCTACGTGGCCGGTGTGCTGCTCGGCAACGCCCGGCTGCCGCACCGGCAGGCGATCCTCGGCTTCGCCGACGGGCTGGCCTGGCTGGCCCAGATCGGCCTCTTCGTGCTGCTCGGGCTCCTGGTGACCCCGGCCCGGTTGGACGAGGCGATCCTGCCGGCCATGGTGGCGGGTCTGGCGCTGCTCTTCCTCGCCCGGCCGCTCAGTGTGGCCGCCGCGGCGGCGCCGTTCCGGTTCGGGATCCGGGAGCAGGCCTTCCTCTCCTGGGCCGGGCTGCGTGGCGCGGTGCCGATCGTGCTCGCCACCATTCCGCTCTCCGCGGGGGTGCCCGGTGCGGACCGGCTCTTCGACTCGGTCTTCGTGCTCGTGGTGATCTTCACGCTGGTACAGGCCGGGACGCTGGCCCCGGTCGCGCGCCGGCTGCGGGTGACCGCGCCGGCCGAGCCGGCGGAGATCCGGGTGGAGACGGCCCCGCTGGAGCGGATGCGGGCGGACCTGCTCCAGTTGGAGGTGCCGGCCGGCTCCCGGCTGGCCGGGGTGCACGTCGACGAGTTGCGGCTGCCGCTCGGGGCGTCGGTGACCCTGGTGCTGCGGGACGGCACCGGGTTCGTGCCCGGCCCGGACACCCGGCTGAAGGTCGGGGACAGCCTGTTGATTGTGGCGACGGACGGGGTGCGGGACGAGGCGGAGCGCCGGCTGCGGGCGGTGAGTCGTCGGGGACGGTTGGCCCGCTGGTTCGGCGAAACCGGGACTGATAGCGGCGATTGA
- a CDS encoding YggT family protein, producing MLSIVLQVLYLILYVFLLLLLARFVLSAVLQYGRRWQPGRGASAGLESVWSVTDPPLKALRRVIPPLRIGTVSIDLASLVLLVILFVLMEFVLRRLILG from the coding sequence GTGTTGTCGATCGTGCTCCAGGTGCTGTACCTGATCCTGTACGTCTTCCTGCTCCTCCTGCTGGCCCGCTTCGTGCTCAGCGCCGTCCTCCAGTACGGTCGCCGCTGGCAGCCCGGTCGGGGAGCGTCGGCGGGACTGGAATCCGTGTGGAGCGTCACTGATCCGCCCCTCAAGGCGTTGAGGCGGGTGATCCCTCCGCTGCGGATTGGTACCGTGAGCATCGACCTGGCTTCCCTTGTGCTCCTGGTTATCCTGTTCGTGCTGATGGAGTTCGTGTTAAGGCGGCTGATCCTCGGGTGA
- a CDS encoding DivIVA domain-containing protein translates to MPLTPADVHNVAFKKPPIGKRGYDEEEVDAFLDEVERELARLIEENNELRAQVERGGRGAAPAGPGADPRLAAELNDVKAQLDRIQRDKAAAEQAARAMQAELEQVRSQGAPAAGGDGEQQALRVLMMAQRTADDHLSDARREADQLLSEARTKAEEVTREARNKADALERDARQRHQEAMGGLDAKRTALQKHIEELKQFEREYRTRLKAYLESQLRDLGARGQDLEADITRTEGGRSVGNGGLAAAGLGGSYSGGRSNALEAGH, encoded by the coding sequence ATGCCGCTGACCCCGGCCGACGTTCACAACGTCGCCTTCAAAAAGCCGCCGATCGGCAAGCGGGGGTATGACGAGGAGGAGGTTGACGCCTTCCTGGACGAGGTCGAGCGCGAGCTGGCCCGTCTGATCGAGGAGAACAACGAGCTCCGCGCCCAGGTGGAGCGCGGTGGTCGTGGTGCCGCCCCGGCCGGCCCCGGTGCCGACCCCCGGCTCGCCGCCGAGCTGAACGACGTGAAGGCCCAGCTCGACCGCATCCAGCGGGACAAGGCCGCCGCCGAGCAGGCCGCCCGCGCCATGCAGGCCGAGCTGGAGCAGGTCCGCTCCCAGGGTGCCCCGGCTGCTGGCGGTGACGGCGAGCAGCAGGCGCTGCGGGTGCTGATGATGGCCCAGCGCACCGCCGACGACCACCTCTCCGACGCCCGCCGGGAGGCCGACCAGCTTCTCTCCGAGGCCCGGACGAAGGCCGAGGAGGTCACCCGCGAGGCCCGCAACAAGGCGGACGCGCTGGAGCGGGACGCCCGCCAGCGGCACCAGGAGGCGATGGGCGGGCTGGACGCCAAGCGCACCGCCCTGCAGAAGCACATCGAGGAGCTCAAGCAGTTCGAGCGCGAGTACCGCACCCGGCTCAAGGCCTACCTGGAGAGCCAGCTGCGTGACCTCGGCGCCCGGGGCCAGGACCTGGAGGCGGACATCACCCGCACCGAGGGTGGCCGCAGCGTCGGCAACGGTGGCCTGGCCGCCGCCGGCCTCGGCGGGTCGTACAGCGGGGGCCGCTCCAACGCCCTCGAAGCCGGCCACTGA
- a CDS encoding YggS family pyridoxal phosphate-dependent enzyme produces the protein MTDRTTQVRPDRRADLAAGLARVRARIAEACAAVGRDRAEVTMIAVTKTYPAGDVIALAGLGVVDVGENRDQEASAKAAEVAAAGAHPRWHFIGQLQRNKCRSVVRYADVVHSVDSVRLADALGTAAGSERDRPLEALVQVSIDGDPARGGALPDSADPDRGLLRVAGAVAGAAPLRLAGLMAVAPLGWEPERAFARLAEVAEGFRAVHPEATALSAGMSGDLEVAIGYGATHVRVGSALLGMRPTLR, from the coding sequence ATGACCGACCGGACCACCCAGGTACGCCCCGACCGCCGTGCCGACCTCGCCGCCGGGCTTGCCCGGGTACGGGCGAGGATCGCCGAGGCCTGCGCCGCCGTCGGGCGGGACCGTGCCGAGGTGACGATGATCGCGGTGACCAAGACCTACCCGGCCGGTGACGTGATCGCGCTGGCCGGGCTCGGTGTCGTGGACGTGGGGGAGAACCGCGACCAGGAGGCGTCCGCCAAGGCCGCCGAGGTGGCGGCGGCCGGGGCGCACCCCCGGTGGCACTTCATCGGGCAGCTCCAGCGCAACAAGTGCCGGTCGGTGGTCCGCTACGCCGACGTGGTCCACTCGGTGGACAGCGTCCGGCTGGCCGACGCGCTCGGCACCGCCGCCGGCTCGGAACGGGACCGGCCGTTGGAGGCGTTGGTGCAGGTCAGCATCGACGGTGACCCGGCCCGGGGTGGGGCCCTGCCGGACTCCGCCGACCCGGACCGGGGCCTGCTCCGGGTGGCCGGGGCGGTGGCCGGGGCCGCGCCGCTGCGGCTGGCCGGGCTGATGGCGGTGGCGCCGCTGGGCTGGGAGCCGGAGCGGGCGTTCGCCCGGCTCGCCGAGGTGGCCGAGGGGTTCCGGGCCGTCCACCCGGAAGCCACCGCGCTCTCCGCCGGCATGAGCGGCGACCTGGAGGTCGCGATCGGATACGGCGCGACACATGTCCGCGTCGGCAGCGCGTTGCTCGGAATGCGTCCCACGCTGCGGTAG